Genomic DNA from Salinibacter pepae:
CCCTCCCGAATCGCAAACCTCAACCCCTCCTCCAGCGCCACCGGCTCAATCAAACTCCCCTCAAACGTCGCGTTGTCCCCCGGCATCACCATCTCTACCCCCTCCGGCAGCTCAATCGACCCGGTCACATCGGTCGTCCGAAAGTAAAACTGCGGCTGGTACCCGTCGAAAAACGGCGTGTGACGACCCCCCTCCTCCTTGCTGAGCACGTACACCTCACACTCAAACTCCTTGTGCGGCGTCACCGTCCCCGGCTCCGCCAGCACCATCCCCCGCTTGATCTCCTCCTTCTCAATCCCACGGAGCAAAATCCCCGCGTTGTCCCCCGCCTCCCCCTCCTCCAGCGTCTTGTTGAACATCTCAATGCCGGTGACCACCGAGTCCATCTTCTCCTCCTGCATCCCGACAATCTCAATCTCATCCTGCAACTCAACCTTCCCCCGCTCAATCCGGCCGGTCACCACCGTCCCCCGGCCCGTGATCGAAAAAATATCCTCCACCGGCATCAAAAACGGCTTCTCCACGTCCCGCTCCGGCGTCGGAATGTACTCGTCAACCGCCGCCATCAGCTCCATGATCTTCTCCTCATGCTCCTCGCTGGACTCGAGGGCCTGCAGCGCCGACCCCCGCACCACCGGCACCTCATCGCCAGGAAACTCGTACTCGGTCAAAAGCTCCCGGACCTCCATCTCCACCAGCTCCAGCAGCTCCGCGTCGTCGACCAGGTCGGTCTTGTTCATGAACACCACCAGGTAGGGCACCCCCACCTGTCGCGCAAGCAAAATGTGCTCCCGGGTCTGCGGCATCGGGCCGTCGTCGGACCCCACCACAAGAATCGCCCCGTCCATCTGCGCCGCCCCCGTCACCATGTTCTTCACGTAGTCCGCGTGCCCCGGGCAGTCGACGTGGGCGTAGTGCCGGTTCTCCGTCTCGTACTCGACGTGGGACGTCGCAATCGTAATGCCGCGCTCCCGCTCCTCCGGCGCGTTGTCGATCGCCTCAAAGGTCTGCTCCGCCGCCCCGCCGACACGCTCGGCCAGTACCTTCGTGATCGCCGCCGTTAAGGTCGTCTTCCCGTGGTCGACGTGACCGATCGTTCCTACGTTCACATGCGGCTTCTCCCGCGCAAACTCTTCCTTGGCCATAACGTCTATGTGGTGGTCGTATTCAGGGTGAATCGGAGTGGATGCAGGACACCCGCCGGGATGCGGCGGAAGGGGCCTTCGCCTCAGGGGCGTCCGCAGCAGACGCCCCCATAGCATTTGCTGTGCAGTCTGAAAAAACCTTCCATGTCATGCAGGGTTCCGGCGCGACACTGACTTCACTGGCTTTCCAACTCTGACGTTTTCGTCTCCGAGGTCTGCTCTTGGGCGCGTATCGCCACGTAGGGAGACTTCGGGGCCCAACGTTTGGTTCCGGCTCCCGACAGACGCAGAGGCGACTCGTGCCGTGCAGCTCCTGTGTCCCGCCAGTATTCGCACACTTCTTCCCGTTTTCCGGCGCGCATTTAGACCAATGGCGTCGCGTACCGGTTGCAGCGAAGGCAGATCTGCGTATACTTTCTCTTCTCCTATAGTCCGCTTCCTCATCGTATGGACCCACAGTTGCTAATTGTATTTGCGATCCTAGGGCTCACTGTCGCCCTGATTGTGACCGAGGCATTTCGGATTGACGTGGTGGCAATCCTGGCCATGCTCTCGCTGGTCTGGGCCGGCAGCATCACACCGGAGCAGGCACGGTCGGGCTTCTCAAGCAATGCTGTCTTCGCCATCATTGCGGTCATGATTATGGGGCGGGGCCTTTACAAATCGGGCATCACCGAGCGGATCGCAAATTTCATTCTGCAGGTTGCAGGGGCGGGGCGGCGTCAAATCATCTCCACAGTATCGGTCACCGTCGGGCTGATGTCCGGCCTCATGCAAAACCTGGGGGCGGCCGCCCTCTTTCTTCCCGTTATGACCGGCATTTCGAAGCGGGAACAAATTTCCATCTCTAGCCTCCTGATGCCGATGGGCTTCGCCGCCCTGCTCGGGGGCACCCTGACAATGGTCGGAACGAGCTCACTGATCGTTCTCAACGACCTCCTTACGGCCCGGGGCCTCTCGACGTTTGGTCTCTTCAGCGTCTTCCCCATCGGGCTCGTCCTGCTGATCGTGGGCGTCGGGTACTTTTCTCTTCTCGGCCCGTACGTGCTTCCCTCCAAGCGCGAGGAGAGCGACACGACCTCCCCCGGCCAAAAGCTACTGAACGTATGGGGCCTCTCGGATAGCATCTATACCTTCCAAATCCCCAGTGGCAGCGCCCTCATCGGGAAATCCGCCGAGGAGTCCCGAATGGGCGCCAACTACAATATCAACCTGTTGGAGGTGTACGACGACGAGCAGTCGGACTACGACATTTGGCGGGAGATCCGGTTCCAGAAGCAGCAGAAGATCGTCGTCCAGGGCCAGGAGGGAGACGTCGAGGCCTTCAAAAACACCTACGGCCTTGAACTGACCGAAGAGGAAGACAAGTCGGATCTTGGATCGAGCGGCGGGTACATAGAGGTTGTCATTCCGGCCCGGTCCAGTCTCGTGGGGAAGACCCTGCGGGACGTGCCGCTCCGCGACACCTACAACGCGCAGGTGGTGCTCTTTTTCAGTGAAAGCGAGGTGGTGGAGAAGGGCTGGGCCGACCGGGTCATTCAGGCCGGGGACACGATGGTCCTGCACGCGAAGTGGGAGAGCCTGGAGTTCTTCAGGCAGAGCGAAAACTTTATCACCGTGACCCCACTGGAGTATGAGCCCAAACATCCCGAGAAGGCCTGGCTGTCGGTGGGCAGCTTCGCCGGAGCGATCGGGCTGGTCCTCGCCCTCGACCTTTCCATCTCCATCGGCTTTCTTACCGGGGCCATCGCCATGATTCTTGGCGGCGTGCTGACGATCGAAGAGGCCTATCGGTCGGTCGAATGGAAAGTCGTCTTTCTGATCGCGGGCCTCATCCCCATCGGCATCGCCATGGAGGAATCGGGGGCCGCCTCGGTCATTGCCCAAACCCTGGTGGCCCTGGTCCAGGGCGTCCATCCGTTCCTAATCTTGTTCTCCCTGGGCCTGTTGATGACCTTCTTCTCCCTGGTCATGTCCAACGTGGCGGCCACCGTTCTCATGGTGCCCCTCGTGCTTGAGATGGCCGGCACCATCGACCTCACGGCACAGGTGTTGGTCCTTCAGGTGGGGCTCTGTGCGGCAAACTCGTTCATTCTGCCCACCCACCACGTGAACGCCCTCCTCATGACGCCGGGTGGCTACCGCGTCCCGGACTACCTCCGTGCCGGGAGCGCTCTGTCGCTCATCTTCGTGCTCGTCACCACCACAATGCTTTATCTGTTCTACCTGTAAGCGCCCGTCCCGAAGGGGATCGTCTCGGCACGTGCGCCTGCTTCACACAATGCACACAGAGAAACCCGAGGGCTCTTCCACTGGTACCTTTTTGTCCATACTGCAGGGGTTTGCTTGCGCCCGCAGTATCAACTTGACCCGCCGTCTTTCTTTTGACGACTCCGTTCATCCATGAGGTCCCGTTCCGCTAGAAGTCAGAAGGTACAACCTCATACCCGAAGTGGAGAGCTTACCTCCCAGTCCGGCATCATCACTGGACGCCTGGCCGACTGGGCCGATGCCCTGGAGACGACGAGCTCCGAGCTGCTGGACGCCATGGACCGCGCCGGCATCGAGCCCCTCATCGATACGGGGGCGTCCAAGGACGGAGAAGGCCACGACCGCCCGACCAACCCTGAACTCCGCTGCATCGCGATGACGGAGGCGGACGTGGGTCGCGTAAGCGCCGAGCTGCTCGAAATTTCTCCTGTGGCGCGCGAGTAGGAAGCGCCTCCCCCCATGCCCGTGCCCACCGCCGCGTTCAGGGGACACGGCCAGCTCGGGCGGGCCTTGCTCCGAGCCCACACTCGTCTTCGGACTGGACGAAGGGCAGTGGCCCGGGCTGCCTATCTGGGGACCTTCTGCCCCACGAGATTTGCGGCCTCGTCCATCAGGCGTTTGAAGCGGTGGGCGGTCGGCACGCTCTCGAACGAGAGCTCCCACCGATTCATCTCCACGCGGGTCAGCGTAAAATCCGACGGATCGAATCCTGCCGGTACGGCAAGGTGAATGACCGCGTACATGCGCTTCTTGCTGTCGGTCGTCACGGTTACGACGGCCCCGTGACGCTCGACATCGATCGGTATCATTGCCTTAACTGCTTTTGGGGAAATCGCGGGGATGTCACCGCCCCAACAGGGCCCTCAGGCCTCCAGAGGCGACGTAGGGATGGGTGTTTTACTCTTGAGGCGCACGAACCACCGCCCCGCCCGACGCCGCCCGGTGCACGGTTGCCCCCTGGGTGGGCGTCAAGGACTGCAACGAGGAGTTGGTCTTCGGGCTGGACTGCGTAAGAACCGTCTCTAGACTTCCGTTGGGCCCGTCTACGCTAATCGTCACGGCCCGAACCTCGGGCGGTTCGGGGTTGTCTTTCCCCTCCACATCTTTGACGACTCGGAAGGTGAAGAGGGTAAGGTCCTCTCTATTCTGGATGTCTTCCTTGCCGTAGCCATCTCCGTTTTCGTCTTTGAGTGCTGTATCGCCGAGAGTGACTTCGGTGCTGCCCACTGCCTTCACGTTCGTTCCCTCGGCTGTTACCTGAATGGACGTGCCCGGAGCCAGCGGATTCTCATTCTGCACGTCTCGCACCGTCAATTCGTAGGTCTGGGGCAGATCCGTCGGGCTCGGCTCGATTTTCATGGGATCAACCTTTACCTCCGGCCGCCCCGAGAAGACAACGGGAATCGTCTCGACGATCCTGTTCTCGTTGCCCGTCTCCGCCGGGTCGGGGCAGTTGTCGGGGTTCACGATTGTATTGACGTCGTCGGTCCCCACCGTACTGGCCTGCACGGTGGCAACCCCACCGAGCGGCAACGGATTTGCGGACGTGAGCGTGACAGATCCTTGTCCCTGATCGTCGGTCTGGACAGAGCCCCCGATGAGCCCCGCGTTCGTACTGAAGGAAACGGAGGTGCCCGGCACCACGGGGTTCCCGTACTTGTCCCCCACGAACACCTGGACCGGGGTCGTTACACCCGGATTCTCGAAACCAGGGAAGTTTGTCCGTTCCGGGGCGAGGCTGAAGTGGCATTTGTTGGGAAGCCCCCCGTGAATAGAAAGCCCCACCGGCTTGGACCGGAAGGTCGTCCCGTCGGGCCGTTCGGTCCGGGCCACCACCTGTACCACGCCCGCCTCCTTTCCGCTCGATACATTCACGGTGGCCTGCCCCTGCCCGTTGGTCTCCACGGTGCTCGGGGTCAGGCTGGCCCCTTCGGGCCGCTGTCCGAATCGGAAGTCCACGTCCACGGCCTGGTCCGCCTGGATGGCCTTCCCGGTCGAGTCGACAACCTGGAACGTCAACCGCGCGATGCTTGTCCCCCCGCTCTCCTGCACGCGAATCGAACTGGCCGACTGGTCCTGCAACACAATGTCGGTGGGACGTCCGGGCTCTCGGTTTTCTTCCCCCCCAATCTCGAGCGTAAAGCTCAGGTCGGACGCCCCCGCATCGGGCGATGCCTGCCGCGTCTGCTGAACATCCACCCCCTTTTTCGACACCGTGATGACGATCTCCGTGGGCTCGTCCACGTCGATTCGCTCATTGAAGCGCCCCGTCGAATCCGTTGTGGTCGTCTCTTCGACCTGCTCGCCCGTCTCGTCCGTGAACTGAATGACGACCTGCGCACCCACCACGGGGTCAGAGGCGGCGTTGAGCACTTGGCCGGCCACGGTCGCGTCGCCGGAGCCGCCCCCGCCGAGGTCACAGCCAAGTCCAACAGTCAAAAGAAGAACGGCCGCTAGGACGAGGGACAGCGGTCGACCGGCGCGGAGAGAACAGAACATGGAACCGGAGCGGGAGTCGGAAGCCAGCGCATCATCATGATGCGGCAAGAAGCATTCCGGAATCTGCCTGCCCCGCGTGGGGCGCCACACAAACCGACTGGGGACCGGCGGTTTCTCGGGTCGTCTCTGAGTTCAGCACGGCCTAAAAACAACAAACAGAAGAGCAATGCGCCCGACGGAAAGCAGGGTTTGCCCCGTGTCGCCGTAGAGACGGGTCCTCGGCCCGATTTTCGTGTACTTTTGGAGGATTATTTTTGACTCTTGATCATCCAAAAGATGACACTGCGGCCGGGCCGAACCGGGAGGGTGCCTTTCGTAACGGCAGAGCTGGTGTTTTTACACTCCGGGCCTTTCACGGCCTCGGGGCCGTGCGCCATCGGCCGCTCTCTCCCGGTCAGGGGCCGCCCGTTGGGAGGAGTGATGAAAGGGATGAATCAGAAAGCAGTGTCGGGATCCAGACGGTGGGCTCCCGTGGTGGGCCCGGACTGGGTGGACCTGGCAACGGACCGCCCGGCGCACATTAGAGCCCCCGCTGTCTCCTCCTCAAGGGTCGTCGGAGGCCCCTGAGCCTCCCCCGACGGCCCCATCTCCTTGGGGCCGAGAGCGATTTTGCTGGGCCGGATCGTCGGCCCGAAGCGACGTGTCGCCTCGTGCCTCCACGGAGAAGTCCGAGGCCCGCTCCTCGATTCGAAGCCGGAGATGTTGCTGTCGCGTCAGTTCCAGAAGCGCCAGGAAGGTCGCAATGACGAAGCCGCGCGATTCTCCCTGAATCAGGGCCCGAAAGGAGACCCGGGGCTCGCGACGCAGGCGCTCGATCACGTACTGCTGCTGTTCCTCGACGGTGTATTCGAGCGGCTCGACCTCATGGATGGGCTCGTCGGCCTCGTCCTCCTCGTCGGCCTCGAGGACTCGCCCGAGCGCCTCGACCAACTCGTAGACGGACGCATCGACCTCTGCGTCGTGGGATTCTTCGATGCGCTCCCGGTCCGAGGACGCGTCCCCCCGCACGAAGTGCTCGCGACGTCGCTCCCGACGGGTGGACAGTTGGTCGGCCGCCTCTTTGAAGCGCACGTACTCCAGAAGGCGCTCCACCAACTCGCGGCGCGGATCGACGGATTCTCCGTCCTCGTCGGCCTCCTGTGAGGGCAGGAGCATGCGGGCCTTGATGTTGATGAGGAGGGCCGCCATGTAGATAAAGTCGCCCACGCCGTCGAGGTCGATTTCCTCCATTACACGGACGTACGCGAGGTACTCGTCCGCGATGCGGGCGATGGGGATGTCGTAGATGTCGATCTCGTCCCGCTTGATGAAAAACAGGAGGAGGTCCATCGGGCCCTCAAATTGCTCCAGCTCAACGCGGTACATGTCCGCTCGTGCCGTTGTGGAAAGGACGACGGCGCTTGTCTGGCCCTCAGTGACGGAGCCGTTCACTGCAGTTCATCATACCCGCTCGGGTGGCGTCGGTGCCATTCCCAAGCGGAGCCGATGATGTCGTCGAGGGCGCTGCGTTCCGGGGCCCATCCGAGCTCCTCCCGGATCTTGTCGCTGCTTGCGATGAGGACCGGTGGGTCTCCGGGGCGGGGAGCGCCCTCCTCGGCGGGAATCTCGTGGCCCGTAACGCGGCGGGCCGTCTCGATGACCTCCCGCACGCTGTATCCCTTCCCGTTGCCCAGGTTATACACGCGGCTTCCATCGTCCAGGGCGTTCAGGGCCAGGACGTGCGCCTGCGCGAGGTCGAGCACATGGACGTAGTCGCGCACGCACGTGCCATCGGGGGTATCGTAGTCGTCCCCGAAGATGACAATCTTGTCGCGCTGACCAAGCGCGACTTCCAGCACGATGGGGATGAGGTGCGTCTCGGGGTCGTGGTCCTCGCCCTGATGGGGCCCGGCGGCCCCGGCCGCGTTGAAGTAGCGGAGCGCGGCGTAGGAGAGGTCCTCGGTTTCGTCGAGCCAGTGGAGGGTCCGCTCCAGAATAAACTTTGACTCGCCGTAGGGGCTTCCCGGATCGACCGTCACGTCCTCGTCGATGGGAATGCGTTCCGGGGTGCCGAACAGGTTCGCGGTTGAGGACAGGATGAAACGATCCACGTCGTGCTCCACGGCGGACTTCATCAGGTTAATTCCGCACCGCACATTTTCGTCGAGATAGAGGAACGGCTCTTCCATCGACTCCCCGACCAGGGTATGCGACGCGAAATGCATGATCGCCTCGGGTCGATGCTCGGCGAGGGTGCGATCAATCCGTCCACGGTCGTTCAGGTCCCCGTGAACGAAGGCCGCATCGTCCGGCACCGCCGCCCGGTGCCCCTGCGACAGGTTGTCGAGCACGATCACGTCGTTTCCGGTCTCGACGAGTTGGCGGGCGACGGTGCTTCCGATGTACCCGGCCCCTCCAGTAACAAGAACGCGCATAAACGTCGGCTCGGGGGTGTGATTCATTGCAACGGCGAACGGCCCCGATATACTTCGGGCCTATACAAAAGGCGAGAGCCCAGGGGCCCTCGCC
This window encodes:
- the tuf gene encoding elongation factor Tu — encoded protein: MAKEEFAREKPHVNVGTIGHVDHGKTTLTAAITKVLAERVGGAAEQTFEAIDNAPEERERGITIATSHVEYETENRHYAHVDCPGHADYVKNMVTGAAQMDGAILVVGSDDGPMPQTREHILLARQVGVPYLVVFMNKTDLVDDAELLELVEMEVRELLTEYEFPGDEVPVVRGSALQALESSEEHEEKIMELMAAVDEYIPTPERDVEKPFLMPVEDIFSITGRGTVVTGRIERGKVELQDEIEIVGMQEEKMDSVVTGIEMFNKTLEEGEAGDNAGILLRGIEKEEIKRGMVLAEPGTVTPHKEFECEVYVLSKEEGGRHTPFFDGYQPQFYFRTTDVTGSIELPEGVEMVMPGDNATFEGSLIEPVALEEGLRFAIREGGHTVGAGVVTDILD
- a CDS encoding segregation and condensation protein A, with the translated sequence MYRVELEQFEGPMDLLLFFIKRDEIDIYDIPIARIADEYLAYVRVMEEIDLDGVGDFIYMAALLINIKARMLLPSQEADEDGESVDPRRELVERLLEYVRFKEAADQLSTRRERRREHFVRGDASSDRERIEESHDAEVDASVYELVEALGRVLEADEEDEADEPIHEVEPLEYTVEEQQQYVIERLRREPRVSFRALIQGESRGFVIATFLALLELTRQQHLRLRIEERASDFSVEARGDTSLRADDPAQQNRSRPQGDGAVGGGSGASDDP
- a CDS encoding carboxypeptidase regulatory-like domain-containing protein, encoding MFCSLRAGRPLSLVLAAVLLLTVGLGCDLGGGGSGDATVAGQVLNAASDPVVGAQVVIQFTDETGEQVEETTTTDSTGRFNERIDVDEPTEIVITVSKKGVDVQQTRQASPDAGASDLSFTLEIGGEENREPGRPTDIVLQDQSASSIRVQESGGTSIARLTFQVVDSTGKAIQADQAVDVDFRFGQRPEGASLTPSTVETNGQGQATVNVSSGKEAGVVQVVARTERPDGTTFRSKPVGLSIHGGLPNKCHFSLAPERTNFPGFENPGVTTPVQVFVGDKYGNPVVPGTSVSFSTNAGLIGGSVQTDDQGQGSVTLTSANPLPLGGVATVQASTVGTDDVNTIVNPDNCPDPAETGNENRIVETIPVVFSGRPEVKVDPMKIEPSPTDLPQTYELTVRDVQNENPLAPGTSIQVTAEGTNVKAVGSTEVTLGDTALKDENGDGYGKEDIQNREDLTLFTFRVVKDVEGKDNPEPPEVRAVTISVDGPNGSLETVLTQSSPKTNSSLQSLTPTQGATVHRAASGGAVVRAPQE
- a CDS encoding SLC13 family permease, coding for MQRRQICVYFLFSYSPLPHRMDPQLLIVFAILGLTVALIVTEAFRIDVVAILAMLSLVWAGSITPEQARSGFSSNAVFAIIAVMIMGRGLYKSGITERIANFILQVAGAGRRQIISTVSVTVGLMSGLMQNLGAAALFLPVMTGISKREQISISSLLMPMGFAALLGGTLTMVGTSSLIVLNDLLTARGLSTFGLFSVFPIGLVLLIVGVGYFSLLGPYVLPSKREESDTTSPGQKLLNVWGLSDSIYTFQIPSGSALIGKSAEESRMGANYNINLLEVYDDEQSDYDIWREIRFQKQQKIVVQGQEGDVEAFKNTYGLELTEEEDKSDLGSSGGYIEVVIPARSSLVGKTLRDVPLRDTYNAQVVLFFSESEVVEKGWADRVIQAGDTMVLHAKWESLEFFRQSENFITVTPLEYEPKHPEKAWLSVGSFAGAIGLVLALDLSISIGFLTGAIAMILGGVLTIEEAYRSVEWKVVFLIAGLIPIGIAMEESGAASVIAQTLVALVQGVHPFLILFSLGLLMTFFSLVMSNVAATVLMVPLVLEMAGTIDLTAQVLVLQVGLCAANSFILPTHHVNALLMTPGGYRVPDYLRAGSALSLIFVLVTTTMLYLFYL
- the galE gene encoding UDP-glucose 4-epimerase GalE, coding for MRVLVTGGAGYIGSTVARQLVETGNDVIVLDNLSQGHRAAVPDDAAFVHGDLNDRGRIDRTLAEHRPEAIMHFASHTLVGESMEEPFLYLDENVRCGINLMKSAVEHDVDRFILSSTANLFGTPERIPIDEDVTVDPGSPYGESKFILERTLHWLDETEDLSYAALRYFNAAGAAGPHQGEDHDPETHLIPIVLEVALGQRDKIVIFGDDYDTPDGTCVRDYVHVLDLAQAHVLALNALDDGSRVYNLGNGKGYSVREVIETARRVTGHEIPAEEGAPRPGDPPVLIASSDKIREELGWAPERSALDDIIGSAWEWHRRHPSGYDELQ